One window of the Bacteroidota bacterium genome contains the following:
- a CDS encoding UDP-glucose/GDP-mannose dehydrogenase family protein produces the protein MNIAVVGTGYVGLVTGTCLAETGNHVICVDINADKIQKMQAGVVPIYEPHLDVLFERNIKQGRLTFTTNLAEAIEKAKIIFLALPTPPGEDGSADLSYILGVADDLGKIIKDYKVIVDKSTVPVGTADKVRAAVAKHAKVEFDIVSNPEFLREGFAVDDFLKPDRVVIGASSEKARKTMEELYKPYVRQGNPIIFMDERSAELTKYAANAFLATKITFMNEIANMCELVGADVDAVRIGIGSDDRIGKRFLFPGIGYGGSCFPKDVQALAKSAAEVNYDFKILESVMQINEKQKTIIIPKINDYFKNNLKGKKFALWGLAFKPDTDDIREAPALYIIDELIKAGAIVSAYDPEGMNNVRGLIGDKITYAMDEYDALRDADALIIATEWSLFRTPDFDRVSSLLKNKVIFDGRNLYGIDQMKELGYYYTSIGRETVKG, from the coding sequence ATGAACATAGCAGTAGTAGGAACAGGATACGTAGGATTGGTTACAGGAACATGTTTAGCCGAAACCGGAAATCATGTGATCTGTGTGGATATTAACGCAGACAAAATTCAAAAAATGCAAGCAGGAGTTGTTCCTATTTATGAGCCACACCTGGATGTTTTGTTTGAGCGCAATATCAAACAAGGACGACTAACATTCACTACCAATCTTGCTGAAGCAATTGAAAAAGCAAAAATCATTTTCCTTGCTTTACCAACACCTCCGGGGGAAGATGGTTCTGCCGACTTGAGTTATATCCTTGGCGTTGCAGATGACCTTGGAAAAATCATCAAAGATTACAAAGTAATTGTTGACAAAAGCACTGTTCCTGTTGGCACTGCCGACAAAGTTCGTGCAGCGGTTGCAAAACATGCAAAAGTAGAATTTGATATTGTTTCCAACCCGGAATTTTTAAGAGAAGGCTTTGCTGTAGATGATTTTTTAAAACCGGACAGAGTGGTGATTGGCGCAAGCTCTGAGAAAGCGCGCAAGACAATGGAAGAACTTTACAAACCATATGTGCGACAAGGCAACCCAATCATCTTTATGGATGAGCGCTCTGCCGAATTAACGAAGTATGCTGCCAATGCTTTTTTAGCTACAAAAATTACCTTCATGAATGAAATTGCAAACATGTGCGAATTGGTTGGTGCAGATGTGGATGCCGTGCGTATTGGAATTGGTAGCGATGATCGAATTGGTAAACGATTTTTATTCCCTGGAATTGGTTATGGCGGTAGCTGCTTCCCAAAAGATGTTCAAGCACTTGCAAAATCTGCTGCGGAAGTAAATTACGATTTTAAAATTTTAGAATCCGTAATGCAAATCAATGAAAAACAGAAAACGATTATCATCCCTAAAATTAACGACTACTTTAAAAATAATTTGAAAGGGAAAAAATTTGCTCTTTGGGGACTCGCTTTTAAACCCGATACAGACGACATTCGCGAAGCACCGGCTTTGTATATCATTGATGAGTTAATAAAAGCTGGCGCAATTGTTAGCGCTTACGATCCGGAAGGGATGAACAATGTAAGAGGTTTAATAGGTGATAAAATCACCTATGCAATGGACGAATATGATGCTTTGCGCGATGCAGATGCATTAATCATCGCAACAGAATGGAGTTTATTCAGAACACCTGACTTTGACAGAGTTTCTTCACTGTTAAAGAACAAAGTGATTTTTGATGGTCGAAATTTATATGGTATCGATCAGATGAAAGAGCTTGGATATTATTACACCAGCATCGGAAGAGAAACTGTGAAGGGTTAA
- a CDS encoding DegT/DnrJ/EryC1/StrS family aminotransferase has translation MVDLKSQYEKIKTEVDAAIQNVLDNTAFINGPEVKAFQSELEKYLQVKHVIPCANGTDALQIAMMGLGLKPGDEVITADFTYVATAEVIALLGLKPVLVDVVPDTFDIDVKAIEKAITPKTKAIVPVHLFGQCADMDSIMALAKKHNLFVIEDTAQAIGANYKSADGSTKKAGTIGTIGCTSFFPSKNLGCYGDGGAIFTNDDALAAKIRMIANHGQSVQYIHDSIGVNSRLDSIQAAILRIKLRDLDNYAAARNKAASYYDKAFANHPKIKTPARAKFSDHVFHQYTLQLVGVDRAALREYLANKDIPAMIYYPIPLHLQKAYLDPRYKAGDFPVTERLCETVMSLPMHTELDEETLKYITDSVLEFCK, from the coding sequence ATGGTTGACTTAAAAAGTCAATACGAAAAAATTAAAACAGAAGTGGATGCAGCCATTCAAAATGTATTGGATAACACCGCATTTATTAATGGTCCTGAGGTTAAAGCATTTCAATCAGAACTTGAAAAATATCTCCAAGTAAAGCATGTGATTCCTTGTGCAAATGGGACAGATGCATTGCAAATAGCAATGATGGGATTAGGACTAAAGCCCGGAGATGAAGTAATAACAGCCGACTTTACCTATGTTGCCACCGCTGAAGTAATTGCTCTTCTTGGATTAAAACCAGTATTGGTGGACGTTGTGCCTGACACATTCGACATCGATGTAAAAGCGATTGAAAAGGCCATCACCCCAAAAACAAAAGCCATTGTTCCTGTTCATTTATTTGGTCAATGTGCTGATATGGATTCGATTATGGCTTTGGCAAAGAAACACAACTTATTTGTGATTGAAGATACTGCTCAAGCAATTGGTGCAAACTACAAATCCGCTGACGGCTCTACAAAAAAAGCCGGAACCATCGGTACCATTGGTTGTACATCTTTTTTCCCTTCTAAAAATTTAGGTTGCTACGGAGATGGCGGTGCCATTTTCACCAATGATGATGCACTTGCTGCAAAAATCAGAATGATTGCCAACCATGGACAATCTGTTCAATACATCCATGATTCTATTGGCGTGAACTCTCGACTAGACAGCATTCAAGCTGCGATTCTTAGAATCAAACTCCGCGATTTGGACAATTATGCTGCAGCTAGAAACAAGGCGGCAAGCTATTACGACAAAGCATTTGCGAATCATCCAAAAATCAAAACACCGGCACGCGCTAAATTTTCGGATCATGTTTTCCATCAATACACACTTCAACTAGTTGGTGTTGACCGTGCCGCATTGCGCGAATATTTAGCAAACAAAGATATTCCCGCAATGATTTACTACCCGATTCCATTGCATTTACAAAAAGCATATTTGGATCCACGCTACAAAGCAGGAGATTTTCCTGTCACTGAAAGATTATGCGAAACCGTAATGTCACTCCCTATGCATACCGAATTGGATGAAGAAACATTAAAATACATCACAGATTCTGTTTTAGAATTCTGTAAATAA